One part of the Megachile rotundata isolate GNS110a chromosome 16, iyMegRotu1, whole genome shotgun sequence genome encodes these proteins:
- the Drep2 gene encoding DNA fragmentation factor-related protein 2 isoform X3: MAREELRSKRPFKIWDSWRNVRKGLVVSNFEELIHRGKEKLGVPQNENVSLVLESDGTQVEDGEYFKTLANNTILLLLRHGERWFPTGVDIIRAAISAIPKIVCETIHALELHDETPSWKIMDNKGRVTVVLHWDQRSSASSQVQQQQKVPDAQSSKYSPTKKTDLSGSQRPSLVIQTSLDKLNYGPKSGHLAGEIGPSRYASPQITVINHDDMQQQPPQPHGIPARLVKQGTNSFDGTTIHIHTPECSNHIHQPVARNGSPVNGADGGPSGECDFHCCALHEEGRRIAVHKSVATSPIQDAQHQQYQQQHHHPHQSQQQQQQQQQQQQQQQPQQQQQTQTSSPQPPSSLSDGTKRAGLSKGHVRFCDTADEESSSRVAGNSTAGFHLHHHHNHNQEHDSSESETENTIMEDEIVTSEKFLLLIDQLTVDQKHLSIKDIGIILERLSSKILDVERLDRESESEECYNWTIKAIIRGDVLRELGVIYNGNFYAISEHPGYKEESEENNEDNEEEEEDRL, translated from the exons ATGGCAAGAGAG GAGTTACGGAGCAAGAGACCTTTTAAGATATGGGACAGCTGGCGTAACGTAAGAAAGGGACTGGTCGTTAGCAATTTCGAGGAACTGATACACCGGG GCAAAGAGAAATTGGGCGTGCCACAGAACGAGAATGTGTCTCTAGTGTTGGAATCGGACGGCACTCAGGTCGAGGACGGCGAATACTTCAAGACCCTAGCGAACAACACGATCCTGCTGTTGCTGCGGCATGGTGAACGTTGGTTTCCAACGGGGGTCGACATCATACGCGCCG CGATTTCAGCCATTCCGAAAATAGTTTGCGAGACGATTCACGCCCTGGAGCTGCACGATGAAACGCCGTCGTGGAAAATCATGGACAATAAGGGACGGGTCACGGTGGTGCTGCACTGGGACCAGCGTTCGTCCGCGTCGTCGCAGGTGCAGCAACAGCAGAAGGTGCCAGACGCGCAGAGCTCCAAGTATTCGCCGACAAAGAAAACCGATCTGAGCGGTAGCCAGAGGCCGTCGCTGGTCATTCAGACTAGTCTGGACAAGCTGAACTACGGACCGAAATCGGGACACCTGGCGGGCGAGATCGGTCCCAGTCGCTACGCCAGCCCCCAAATCACTGTGATAAATCATGACGACATG CAGCAGCAGCCGCCGCAGCCGCACGGAATCCCGGCCAGGCTGGTGAAGCAGGGTACCAACTCGTTCGACGGCACGACCATTCATATCCACACGCCCGAGTGTTCGAATCACATTCATCAACCGGTGGCGAGGAACGGGAGCCCGGTGAACGGAGCCGACGGCGGCCCGAGCGGGGAATGCGACTTCCATTGCTGCGCCCTGCACGAGGAGGGTCGTAGGATCGCGGTGCACAAATCGGTGGCTACTTCGCCGATTCAGGACGCGCAACATCAACAGTATCAGCAACAGCACCATCATCCGCATCAgtcgcagcagcagcagcaacaacagcagcagcagcagcaacagcaacagccgcagcaacagcagcagacTCAGACCTCGTCGCCTCAGCCGCCGTCCTCGTTGTCGGACGGGACGAAACGAGCGGGTCTGAGCAAGGGTCACGTGCGATTCTGCGACACCGCGGACGAGGAGTCGAGCTCGCGAGTCGCCGGCAACTCGACCGCCGGTTTTCATCTGCAtcatcatcacaatcataatcaggagCACGACAGCTCCGAGTCCGAGACCGAGAACACGATCATGGAGGACGAGATCGTGACCTCGGAGAAATTTTTACTGCTCATCGATCAGCTCACGGTAGATCAGAAACACCTAAGCATCAAGGACATCGGCATCATCCTCGAACGGCTCAGCTCCAAGATCCTCGACGTGGAACGGCTCGATCGCGAGAGCGAGAGCGAGGAGTGTTACAACTGGACGATCAAGGCGATCATCCGGGGAGACGTGTTGCGGGAGCTAGGGGTCATCTACAACGGGAACTTCTACGCCATCTCGGAGCATCCCGGTTACAAGGAGGAGTCCGAAGAGAATAACGAGGATaacgaggaggaggaggaggatagACTTTAA
- the Drep2 gene encoding DNA fragmentation factor-related protein 2 isoform X1 yields the protein MRSIRAGNPSGFGGSSNRVPNDRRIRGIVYPDRPLCWKLHRKRDPVPLRDEKRRTELRSKRPFKIWDSWRNVRKGLVVSNFEELIHRGKEKLGVPQNENVSLVLESDGTQVEDGEYFKTLANNTILLLLRHGERWFPTGVDIIRAAISAIPKIVCETIHALELHDETPSWKIMDNKGRVTVVLHWDQRSSASSQVQQQQKVPDAQSSKYSPTKKTDLSGSQRPSLVIQTSLDKLNYGPKSGHLAGEIGPSRYASPQITVINHDDMQQQPPQPHGIPARLVKQGTNSFDGTTIHIHTPECSNHIHQPVARNGSPVNGADGGPSGECDFHCCALHEEGRRIAVHKSVATSPIQDAQHQQYQQQHHHPHQSQQQQQQQQQQQQQQQPQQQQQTQTSSPQPPSSLSDGTKRAGLSKGHVRFCDTADEESSSRVAGNSTAGFHLHHHHNHNQEHDSSESETENTIMEDEIVTSEKFLLLIDQLTVDQKHLSIKDIGIILERLSSKILDVERLDRESESEECYNWTIKAIIRGDVLRELGVIYNGNFYAISEHPGYKEESEENNEDNEEEEEDRL from the exons ATGCGTTCAATCCGAGCGGGGAATCCTTCGGGATTCGGTGGAAGCTCGAATCGGGTGCCGAACGATCGGCGGATTCGCGGCATCGTTTACCCGGATCGGCCTCTCTGTTGGAAGCTGCATCGGAAGCGCGATCCCGTCCCGTTGCGGGACGAGAAACGCCGAACG GAGTTACGGAGCAAGAGACCTTTTAAGATATGGGACAGCTGGCGTAACGTAAGAAAGGGACTGGTCGTTAGCAATTTCGAGGAACTGATACACCGGG GCAAAGAGAAATTGGGCGTGCCACAGAACGAGAATGTGTCTCTAGTGTTGGAATCGGACGGCACTCAGGTCGAGGACGGCGAATACTTCAAGACCCTAGCGAACAACACGATCCTGCTGTTGCTGCGGCATGGTGAACGTTGGTTTCCAACGGGGGTCGACATCATACGCGCCG CGATTTCAGCCATTCCGAAAATAGTTTGCGAGACGATTCACGCCCTGGAGCTGCACGATGAAACGCCGTCGTGGAAAATCATGGACAATAAGGGACGGGTCACGGTGGTGCTGCACTGGGACCAGCGTTCGTCCGCGTCGTCGCAGGTGCAGCAACAGCAGAAGGTGCCAGACGCGCAGAGCTCCAAGTATTCGCCGACAAAGAAAACCGATCTGAGCGGTAGCCAGAGGCCGTCGCTGGTCATTCAGACTAGTCTGGACAAGCTGAACTACGGACCGAAATCGGGACACCTGGCGGGCGAGATCGGTCCCAGTCGCTACGCCAGCCCCCAAATCACTGTGATAAATCATGACGACATG CAGCAGCAGCCGCCGCAGCCGCACGGAATCCCGGCCAGGCTGGTGAAGCAGGGTACCAACTCGTTCGACGGCACGACCATTCATATCCACACGCCCGAGTGTTCGAATCACATTCATCAACCGGTGGCGAGGAACGGGAGCCCGGTGAACGGAGCCGACGGCGGCCCGAGCGGGGAATGCGACTTCCATTGCTGCGCCCTGCACGAGGAGGGTCGTAGGATCGCGGTGCACAAATCGGTGGCTACTTCGCCGATTCAGGACGCGCAACATCAACAGTATCAGCAACAGCACCATCATCCGCATCAgtcgcagcagcagcagcaacaacagcagcagcagcagcaacagcaacagccgcagcaacagcagcagacTCAGACCTCGTCGCCTCAGCCGCCGTCCTCGTTGTCGGACGGGACGAAACGAGCGGGTCTGAGCAAGGGTCACGTGCGATTCTGCGACACCGCGGACGAGGAGTCGAGCTCGCGAGTCGCCGGCAACTCGACCGCCGGTTTTCATCTGCAtcatcatcacaatcataatcaggagCACGACAGCTCCGAGTCCGAGACCGAGAACACGATCATGGAGGACGAGATCGTGACCTCGGAGAAATTTTTACTGCTCATCGATCAGCTCACGGTAGATCAGAAACACCTAAGCATCAAGGACATCGGCATCATCCTCGAACGGCTCAGCTCCAAGATCCTCGACGTGGAACGGCTCGATCGCGAGAGCGAGAGCGAGGAGTGTTACAACTGGACGATCAAGGCGATCATCCGGGGAGACGTGTTGCGGGAGCTAGGGGTCATCTACAACGGGAACTTCTACGCCATCTCGGAGCATCCCGGTTACAAGGAGGAGTCCGAAGAGAATAACGAGGATaacgaggaggaggaggaggatagACTTTAA
- the Drep2 gene encoding DNA fragmentation factor-related protein 2 isoform X2, whose amino-acid sequence MRSIRAGNPSGFGGSSNRVPNDRRIRGIVYPDRPLCWKLHRKRDPVPLRDEKRRTELRSKRPFKIWDSWRNVRKGLVVSNFEELIHRGKEKLGVPQNENVSLVLESDGTQVEDGEYFKTLANNTILLLLRHGERWFPTGVDIIRAAISAIPKIVCETIHALELHDETPSWKIMDNKGRVTVVLHWDQRSSASSQVQQQQKVPDAQSSKYSPTKKTDLSGSQRPSLVIQTSLDKLNYGPKSGHLAGEIGPSRYASPQITVINHDDMQQPPQPHGIPARLVKQGTNSFDGTTIHIHTPECSNHIHQPVARNGSPVNGADGGPSGECDFHCCALHEEGRRIAVHKSVATSPIQDAQHQQYQQQHHHPHQSQQQQQQQQQQQQQQQPQQQQQTQTSSPQPPSSLSDGTKRAGLSKGHVRFCDTADEESSSRVAGNSTAGFHLHHHHNHNQEHDSSESETENTIMEDEIVTSEKFLLLIDQLTVDQKHLSIKDIGIILERLSSKILDVERLDRESESEECYNWTIKAIIRGDVLRELGVIYNGNFYAISEHPGYKEESEENNEDNEEEEEDRL is encoded by the exons ATGCGTTCAATCCGAGCGGGGAATCCTTCGGGATTCGGTGGAAGCTCGAATCGGGTGCCGAACGATCGGCGGATTCGCGGCATCGTTTACCCGGATCGGCCTCTCTGTTGGAAGCTGCATCGGAAGCGCGATCCCGTCCCGTTGCGGGACGAGAAACGCCGAACG GAGTTACGGAGCAAGAGACCTTTTAAGATATGGGACAGCTGGCGTAACGTAAGAAAGGGACTGGTCGTTAGCAATTTCGAGGAACTGATACACCGGG GCAAAGAGAAATTGGGCGTGCCACAGAACGAGAATGTGTCTCTAGTGTTGGAATCGGACGGCACTCAGGTCGAGGACGGCGAATACTTCAAGACCCTAGCGAACAACACGATCCTGCTGTTGCTGCGGCATGGTGAACGTTGGTTTCCAACGGGGGTCGACATCATACGCGCCG CGATTTCAGCCATTCCGAAAATAGTTTGCGAGACGATTCACGCCCTGGAGCTGCACGATGAAACGCCGTCGTGGAAAATCATGGACAATAAGGGACGGGTCACGGTGGTGCTGCACTGGGACCAGCGTTCGTCCGCGTCGTCGCAGGTGCAGCAACAGCAGAAGGTGCCAGACGCGCAGAGCTCCAAGTATTCGCCGACAAAGAAAACCGATCTGAGCGGTAGCCAGAGGCCGTCGCTGGTCATTCAGACTAGTCTGGACAAGCTGAACTACGGACCGAAATCGGGACACCTGGCGGGCGAGATCGGTCCCAGTCGCTACGCCAGCCCCCAAATCACTGTGATAAATCATGACGACATG CAGCAGCCGCCGCAGCCGCACGGAATCCCGGCCAGGCTGGTGAAGCAGGGTACCAACTCGTTCGACGGCACGACCATTCATATCCACACGCCCGAGTGTTCGAATCACATTCATCAACCGGTGGCGAGGAACGGGAGCCCGGTGAACGGAGCCGACGGCGGCCCGAGCGGGGAATGCGACTTCCATTGCTGCGCCCTGCACGAGGAGGGTCGTAGGATCGCGGTGCACAAATCGGTGGCTACTTCGCCGATTCAGGACGCGCAACATCAACAGTATCAGCAACAGCACCATCATCCGCATCAgtcgcagcagcagcagcaacaacagcagcagcagcagcaacagcaacagccgcagcaacagcagcagacTCAGACCTCGTCGCCTCAGCCGCCGTCCTCGTTGTCGGACGGGACGAAACGAGCGGGTCTGAGCAAGGGTCACGTGCGATTCTGCGACACCGCGGACGAGGAGTCGAGCTCGCGAGTCGCCGGCAACTCGACCGCCGGTTTTCATCTGCAtcatcatcacaatcataatcaggagCACGACAGCTCCGAGTCCGAGACCGAGAACACGATCATGGAGGACGAGATCGTGACCTCGGAGAAATTTTTACTGCTCATCGATCAGCTCACGGTAGATCAGAAACACCTAAGCATCAAGGACATCGGCATCATCCTCGAACGGCTCAGCTCCAAGATCCTCGACGTGGAACGGCTCGATCGCGAGAGCGAGAGCGAGGAGTGTTACAACTGGACGATCAAGGCGATCATCCGGGGAGACGTGTTGCGGGAGCTAGGGGTCATCTACAACGGGAACTTCTACGCCATCTCGGAGCATCCCGGTTACAAGGAGGAGTCCGAAGAGAATAACGAGGATaacgaggaggaggaggaggatagACTTTAA
- the Drep2 gene encoding DNA fragmentation factor-related protein 2 isoform X4 — translation MAREELRSKRPFKIWDSWRNVRKGLVVSNFEELIHRGKEKLGVPQNENVSLVLESDGTQVEDGEYFKTLANNTILLLLRHGERWFPTGVDIIRAAISAIPKIVCETIHALELHDETPSWKIMDNKGRVTVVLHWDQRSSASSQVQQQQKVPDAQSSKYSPTKKTDLSGSQRPSLVIQTSLDKLNYGPKSGHLAGEIGPSRYASPQITVINHDDMQQPPQPHGIPARLVKQGTNSFDGTTIHIHTPECSNHIHQPVARNGSPVNGADGGPSGECDFHCCALHEEGRRIAVHKSVATSPIQDAQHQQYQQQHHHPHQSQQQQQQQQQQQQQQQPQQQQQTQTSSPQPPSSLSDGTKRAGLSKGHVRFCDTADEESSSRVAGNSTAGFHLHHHHNHNQEHDSSESETENTIMEDEIVTSEKFLLLIDQLTVDQKHLSIKDIGIILERLSSKILDVERLDRESESEECYNWTIKAIIRGDVLRELGVIYNGNFYAISEHPGYKEESEENNEDNEEEEEDRL, via the exons ATGGCAAGAGAG GAGTTACGGAGCAAGAGACCTTTTAAGATATGGGACAGCTGGCGTAACGTAAGAAAGGGACTGGTCGTTAGCAATTTCGAGGAACTGATACACCGGG GCAAAGAGAAATTGGGCGTGCCACAGAACGAGAATGTGTCTCTAGTGTTGGAATCGGACGGCACTCAGGTCGAGGACGGCGAATACTTCAAGACCCTAGCGAACAACACGATCCTGCTGTTGCTGCGGCATGGTGAACGTTGGTTTCCAACGGGGGTCGACATCATACGCGCCG CGATTTCAGCCATTCCGAAAATAGTTTGCGAGACGATTCACGCCCTGGAGCTGCACGATGAAACGCCGTCGTGGAAAATCATGGACAATAAGGGACGGGTCACGGTGGTGCTGCACTGGGACCAGCGTTCGTCCGCGTCGTCGCAGGTGCAGCAACAGCAGAAGGTGCCAGACGCGCAGAGCTCCAAGTATTCGCCGACAAAGAAAACCGATCTGAGCGGTAGCCAGAGGCCGTCGCTGGTCATTCAGACTAGTCTGGACAAGCTGAACTACGGACCGAAATCGGGACACCTGGCGGGCGAGATCGGTCCCAGTCGCTACGCCAGCCCCCAAATCACTGTGATAAATCATGACGACATG CAGCAGCCGCCGCAGCCGCACGGAATCCCGGCCAGGCTGGTGAAGCAGGGTACCAACTCGTTCGACGGCACGACCATTCATATCCACACGCCCGAGTGTTCGAATCACATTCATCAACCGGTGGCGAGGAACGGGAGCCCGGTGAACGGAGCCGACGGCGGCCCGAGCGGGGAATGCGACTTCCATTGCTGCGCCCTGCACGAGGAGGGTCGTAGGATCGCGGTGCACAAATCGGTGGCTACTTCGCCGATTCAGGACGCGCAACATCAACAGTATCAGCAACAGCACCATCATCCGCATCAgtcgcagcagcagcagcaacaacagcagcagcagcagcaacagcaacagccgcagcaacagcagcagacTCAGACCTCGTCGCCTCAGCCGCCGTCCTCGTTGTCGGACGGGACGAAACGAGCGGGTCTGAGCAAGGGTCACGTGCGATTCTGCGACACCGCGGACGAGGAGTCGAGCTCGCGAGTCGCCGGCAACTCGACCGCCGGTTTTCATCTGCAtcatcatcacaatcataatcaggagCACGACAGCTCCGAGTCCGAGACCGAGAACACGATCATGGAGGACGAGATCGTGACCTCGGAGAAATTTTTACTGCTCATCGATCAGCTCACGGTAGATCAGAAACACCTAAGCATCAAGGACATCGGCATCATCCTCGAACGGCTCAGCTCCAAGATCCTCGACGTGGAACGGCTCGATCGCGAGAGCGAGAGCGAGGAGTGTTACAACTGGACGATCAAGGCGATCATCCGGGGAGACGTGTTGCGGGAGCTAGGGGTCATCTACAACGGGAACTTCTACGCCATCTCGGAGCATCCCGGTTACAAGGAGGAGTCCGAAGAGAATAACGAGGATaacgaggaggaggaggaggatagACTTTAA